The Thermococcus sp. M39 genome window below encodes:
- a CDS encoding acetamidase/formamidase family protein, producing MVVEDEVFNDLQTNGIIGPHSKMLGPVANGGKIVFLTAPGCWGPMITPTIKGGHEVNVPVAVEGAKVGDGIVIKIKSIKVLSKAASSGVDTTREGSFVGDPYVAKKCPSCNEPWPEFEVEGIGEDAIRCKHCGSPASPFKMVNGYTMVFDHGLGIGVTVDKKTAEEIAKNAWEWHALPKNSKQVPILIFAKADIVGVPSRIRPFLGQLGTVPAVDIPDSHNAGDFGYFLIDAPHPYAITKEDYETKLTDGHLDVDAVREGAIVIAPVKVDGGGVYAGDAHAMQGDGEVAGHTTDVTAESVIEVSVVKNMNLDGPILLPPEEDLPPLARPWRKDEWDNVQKLAKRFGIEVEPVAPVQIIGSGPNINDAAMNGFKRAAKLFGMSVEEVRNRVTISGAVEIGRLPGIVQVSMQVPLRILEKLGIDELVVKHYDLPF from the coding sequence ATGGTTGTTGAAGATGAGGTTTTTAATGACCTACAAACAAACGGCATTATTGGGCCGCATTCCAAAATGCTTGGGCCAGTAGCTAATGGAGGAAAAATAGTCTTTCTTACTGCCCCAGGATGCTGGGGACCAATGATAACGCCAACCATTAAAGGAGGGCATGAGGTTAACGTCCCAGTTGCAGTAGAAGGTGCAAAGGTTGGGGATGGCATTGTCATAAAAATAAAAAGCATAAAGGTTTTGTCAAAGGCAGCCTCTTCTGGTGTTGACACGACTAGAGAAGGGAGCTTTGTAGGAGATCCATACGTTGCAAAGAAGTGTCCCTCTTGTAACGAGCCTTGGCCAGAATTTGAAGTTGAGGGAATTGGGGAAGATGCTATAAGATGTAAGCACTGCGGCTCTCCTGCATCGCCATTCAAAATGGTGAACGGCTATACAATGGTCTTTGATCATGGATTAGGAATTGGGGTTACTGTTGACAAAAAGACTGCCGAGGAAATAGCTAAAAATGCTTGGGAATGGCATGCTCTGCCTAAAAATTCAAAACAAGTCCCAATTCTCATCTTTGCAAAAGCAGATATTGTTGGAGTACCTTCAAGAATTCGCCCATTTTTAGGCCAATTAGGAACAGTACCTGCAGTGGATATTCCAGATTCTCATAATGCTGGTGACTTTGGGTACTTCCTAATAGATGCACCCCATCCATATGCAATTACAAAAGAAGACTATGAGACCAAATTGACTGATGGACACCTAGATGTTGATGCAGTTAGAGAAGGTGCCATAGTAATAGCTCCAGTGAAAGTGGACGGAGGAGGAGTTTACGCTGGAGATGCTCACGCAATGCAAGGAGATGGAGAAGTCGCTGGACATACAACCGACGTAACTGCAGAGAGCGTTATAGAGGTATCAGTTGTAAAGAACATGAACCTTGACGGCCCAATACTCCTTCCACCGGAAGAAGACCTGCCACCGCTAGCTAGGCCATGGAGAAAGGACGAATGGGATAATGTTCAAAAGCTCGCAAAGAGGTTCGGCATTGAAGTTGAACCAGTTGCCCCAGTACAGATAATTGGATCAGGCCCAAACATAAATGATGCTGCAATGAATGGCTTTAAGAGGGCTGCAAAGCTCTTTGGTATGAGCGTTGAAGAAGTTAGGAACAGAGTTACCATAAGTGGGGCAGTTGAAATTGGAAGATTACCGGGGATAGTTCAAGTTTCTATGCAGGTGCCACTACGGATACTAGAGAAACTCGGCATTGATGAACTCGTTGTTAAGCATTATGATTTACCATTCTAA
- a CDS encoding DUF3311 domain-containing protein — protein MEKGQAQKYALLLGLLPWIAYVVISPFLNKPKPLLLGMPPLMFWNTLWLILTTLSLYGAYKLELGGGLLE, from the coding sequence ATGGAAAAAGGCCAAGCTCAAAAGTATGCCCTACTTTTGGGGCTTTTGCCATGGATAGCATATGTAGTGATTTCACCGTTCCTCAACAAGCCAAAACCCTTGCTACTAGGTATGCCACCATTGATGTTTTGGAATACACTTTGGCTAATCTTGACAACACTCTCCCTTTATGGAGCCTACAAGCTCGAGTTAGGAGGTGGCCTCCTTGAGTAG
- a CDS encoding sodium:solute symporter — protein sequence MASLSSATVPVAIILSWVFLSLVVGVLAGIKRKFSLEGYLVSGRSLGLIFLYVLMAGEIYSAYAFLGTGGWAYSYGMPIMYAIGYGALAYAFGYFYAKYVWKAGKAFGCVTQADYFQARYDSKLLAILVALIGIIFNVPYLQLQLQGLGYIIHVGSLNTISIKTGIIVGMVIMLIYVYTSGLRGIAWTNFLQALLMFIVAWAVLFAIPFKQFGGIGNLFNTLAQTKPDHLVLHPPLGTAWYVSTLILSGLGFFMYPQMYPSIYSAKDLKTLKKNYVLLPLYSIFMIPVILAGFTVAALGLTLATPDEAVLKAVEISYPSWVLGIVGAAGFAAAASTASAIILTLAGLLSKNLYTIIKPEASDKELVLVSRVSVILFGLAAMLLALYAPGRLVALLLLAYSGITQMFPGAVLGLFWKRMNKYAAGAGMIAGLLTITYLKFIVKSNPLGIHFGLWGLLVNFIVTVIVAYATKPDENFEKFKVAFA from the coding sequence GTGGCCTCCTTGAGTAGCGCAACAGTTCCTGTTGCAATAATACTCTCTTGGGTATTCCTAAGCCTAGTGGTTGGCGTTTTAGCAGGAATAAAGAGAAAATTCAGCTTAGAAGGATATTTAGTTTCAGGAAGAAGCTTAGGCTTAATATTCCTTTATGTCCTAATGGCGGGAGAAATTTACAGTGCATATGCATTCTTAGGAACCGGAGGCTGGGCATATTCCTACGGAATGCCAATAATGTACGCAATAGGTTATGGAGCTCTAGCATATGCCTTCGGTTATTTCTACGCAAAATATGTTTGGAAGGCTGGTAAAGCCTTTGGATGTGTCACGCAAGCCGATTACTTCCAAGCAAGGTATGACAGCAAATTACTGGCAATTCTAGTAGCATTGATTGGAATAATTTTTAACGTTCCCTACCTCCAATTGCAACTTCAAGGTTTGGGATACATAATACACGTAGGTTCATTAAATACGATCTCAATAAAGACCGGAATTATTGTTGGAATGGTAATAATGTTAATTTACGTTTATACCAGTGGTCTTAGGGGTATAGCTTGGACGAATTTCCTCCAGGCATTGTTAATGTTTATAGTGGCATGGGCTGTATTATTTGCAATTCCATTTAAGCAATTTGGAGGAATTGGAAATCTCTTTAATACTTTAGCTCAAACAAAACCCGATCATTTAGTACTACATCCCCCATTAGGCACTGCATGGTATGTTTCAACTCTAATTTTAAGCGGTCTAGGATTCTTCATGTATCCCCAAATGTATCCTTCAATATACAGCGCAAAAGACTTGAAAACGCTCAAAAAGAACTATGTGTTACTACCATTATATTCAATCTTCATGATCCCTGTTATATTAGCAGGATTTACAGTTGCTGCACTGGGATTGACGTTAGCTACCCCTGATGAAGCTGTTTTAAAAGCAGTGGAAATTTCATATCCTTCCTGGGTTTTAGGAATTGTTGGAGCTGCTGGTTTTGCAGCCGCAGCATCAACGGCAAGTGCGATTATACTAACACTTGCAGGATTATTATCCAAGAATCTGTATACGATAATCAAGCCAGAAGCATCAGATAAGGAATTGGTACTAGTTAGTAGAGTGTCAGTTATACTCTTTGGACTTGCTGCAATGCTCTTGGCTCTCTATGCCCCAGGAAGATTAGTTGCTCTATTGCTACTAGCTTATTCAGGTATAACTCAAATGTTCCCAGGGGCTGTCCTTGGACTCTTCTGGAAGAGAATGAATAAATATGCAGCCGGAGCAGGAATGATTGCAGGATTACTGACTATAACGTATCTTAAATTCATTGTAAAGAGCAATCCATTGGGAATTCACTTTGGACTCTGGGGTCTGCTTGTAAACTTCATTGTGACAGTAATAGTAGCATATGCAACGAAACCTGATGAAAACTTTGAAAAATTTAAGGTCGCATTTGCTTAA
- a CDS encoding COG1361 S-layer family protein, giving the protein MKKIAMLLIFMLTVPSIIKAQHQEEEYLLTFSGYLGIGDVLTFGNYTLVLENILNPNAPGERALFRIRDNVMFEEKEFALARGEEYQYKDVKIKLVVITLEDNPRALIRIYSKAVDVFYGDAYERSIFRYGPIKFIILEIKNETFLARYEKKGEVDYRYFGTGYYYWNELSIYVENITNKTVRLKIKAPKYAQYAIIRGAEIAIEKVDFGEVEIGSPFKLTITLRNVGNKNARFISVYLYSKEQIREEQVQTILPTITLPQFESSLPFAAYRESPIKYLEVLAPGDEKTIVFTLISSKNLKEDVYPLYIKIEYQDEDGAKKSKEVQVGIPVEDKIRPKVIIEEFKIIPPVVQPDSNFTVRIRLKNIGNTIAKHVKVKVTSEKPEEEKQTTYPYFPSGEGTIQQEVDIFPISKQSLLYFSEINTTAEGELYFKIKQVQRGIYPLYVTITYEDENGVVYKEESMFGVEVSAYPLLDLYIGNIWESSGRYNFEVYVVNEGKDVARGVTLDVTSEQLELFPIGQRYVGSIAGLDYDSVNFQILNKTIPKGEYVIHAKVYYKDEKGQEKTFEKDLVIRIPETITYTKERHYEYYIGGGILLLLIIILLWRRKGVE; this is encoded by the coding sequence ATGAAAAAGATTGCCATGCTGTTAATATTCATGTTAACTGTGCCAAGCATAATCAAAGCTCAGCATCAAGAAGAGGAGTATTTGCTGACCTTTTCCGGTTATTTGGGAATTGGAGACGTTTTAACTTTTGGAAACTACACCCTCGTGCTGGAAAACATTCTAAACCCTAATGCTCCTGGCGAGAGAGCACTCTTTAGGATTAGAGACAACGTGATGTTCGAGGAAAAGGAATTTGCCTTAGCTAGAGGCGAGGAGTATCAATACAAAGATGTAAAAATTAAGCTCGTTGTTATAACCCTTGAAGACAATCCTAGGGCACTAATCAGAATTTATTCAAAAGCTGTTGATGTGTTTTATGGGGATGCCTATGAGAGGTCAATCTTTAGATACGGACCTATAAAGTTCATAATCCTTGAAATAAAAAATGAAACCTTTTTGGCGAGATATGAGAAGAAAGGAGAAGTTGATTACCGTTATTTTGGAACAGGCTATTACTACTGGAACGAGCTCTCCATCTATGTTGAGAACATCACAAACAAGACAGTAAGGTTAAAGATCAAGGCTCCGAAATACGCTCAGTACGCAATTATCAGAGGAGCAGAAATAGCTATTGAAAAAGTTGATTTTGGAGAAGTTGAGATAGGCTCGCCGTTTAAGCTAACTATAACGTTAAGAAATGTAGGAAACAAAAACGCCCGCTTTATAAGCGTCTATTTGTATTCCAAAGAACAAATAAGGGAAGAGCAAGTTCAAACAATTCTGCCAACAATAACCCTACCTCAATTTGAATCTTCTTTGCCCTTTGCTGCCTACAGGGAAAGTCCAATTAAGTATCTTGAAGTTTTAGCTCCGGGAGATGAGAAGACTATTGTTTTCACATTAATTTCTTCAAAGAACCTCAAAGAAGACGTCTATCCACTCTACATTAAGATTGAATACCAAGACGAAGATGGTGCAAAGAAAAGCAAGGAAGTTCAAGTGGGAATTCCGGTTGAAGACAAGATAAGGCCAAAAGTTATTATCGAGGAGTTTAAGATAATCCCACCTGTTGTCCAACCTGATTCAAACTTTACAGTCAGGATAAGGCTCAAGAATATTGGGAATACCATAGCTAAGCATGTTAAAGTTAAAGTTACGAGTGAAAAGCCAGAAGAGGAAAAGCAGACAACCTATCCATACTTCCCCTCTGGTGAAGGAACGATTCAACAAGAAGTTGATATATTCCCAATAAGCAAACAGAGTCTTCTATACTTTTCTGAAATCAATACAACAGCCGAAGGTGAGTTATACTTCAAGATAAAGCAAGTCCAAAGAGGCATTTATCCCCTCTATGTCACAATTACCTATGAAGATGAAAACGGCGTTGTCTACAAGGAGGAGAGCATGTTTGGAGTTGAAGTGAGTGCTTATCCTCTCCTCGATCTCTATATAGGGAACATCTGGGAGAGCAGTGGAAGGTACAACTTTGAAGTTTATGTCGTTAATGAAGGTAAGGATGTTGCAAGAGGAGTAACCCTTGATGTCACTTCAGAGCAACTTGAGCTATTTCCAATTGGACAGAGATATGTGGGAAGCATTGCTGGATTAGACTACGACAGTGTAAACTTCCAAATTTTAAACAAGACTATTCCAAAGGGAGAATACGTTATTCATGCCAAGGTCTATTATAAAGATGAAAAAGGGCAGGAAAAGACTTTCGAGAAAGATTTAGTTATTAGAATTCCTGAAACCATCACCTATACCAAGGAGAGACACTACGAGTACTATATCGGCGGAGGAATTCTATTGTTACTCATAATAATCCTTCTATGGAGGAGAAAAGGTGTGGAGTGA
- a CDS encoding ABC transporter permease, with protein sequence MWSELVKIAIRNLTRRKLRTLFTMLGIIIAVGSVTALVSITQGSRMAIEQELESTSNVLMVMPGVSVSIIRAATSTMSEDIVKKIEKIDHVEAVNPALIKFTTIQYDGWILELTIMGVDPKRAEKFFALRGLHLERGVFLRKNDRYKAILGYLLAHGKFATFNGEPVNWDITPGQRIIIYDDQGNTYEFKVIGNLEESGQSFLAGFLDMMVVVPLDTLQEMFHEEGKVSIVDVWVDDVAFIDEVKKEIEKEVPGVTVITARQSVQMVLMIQKMMHNLLIGIGSIALFVGALGVMNTLLTSVMERTREIGTYRAIGAKKSFILKMIFIEGIILTSIGGILGFFFGIGAAKMVVFIFRQRGQLLPDPIIDMNVIAIAFVITILIGILSSLYPAKKASDLSPVEALRYIE encoded by the coding sequence GTGTGGAGTGAGCTAGTTAAAATTGCCATTAGAAACTTAACAAGGAGGAAGCTTAGAACACTTTTCACAATGTTAGGGATTATAATAGCCGTTGGCTCAGTCACTGCTTTAGTTTCCATAACTCAAGGTTCCCGAATGGCAATAGAGCAGGAGCTTGAGAGCACAAGCAATGTTCTCATGGTGATGCCTGGAGTAAGCGTTTCCATAATTAGAGCAGCAACGAGTACAATGAGTGAGGATATTGTAAAAAAGATAGAGAAGATTGATCATGTTGAAGCTGTAAATCCCGCTTTGATAAAATTTACAACAATTCAATACGATGGCTGGATTCTGGAGCTCACAATTATGGGCGTTGACCCAAAGAGGGCAGAGAAGTTTTTCGCTCTTCGTGGGCTTCACTTAGAGAGAGGAGTATTTTTGAGGAAAAACGACAGATACAAAGCTATTCTTGGGTATTTGTTAGCTCATGGGAAGTTCGCAACTTTTAATGGAGAGCCTGTTAACTGGGACATCACACCTGGACAGAGAATAATAATCTACGATGACCAAGGAAATACTTATGAGTTTAAGGTTATTGGGAATCTGGAAGAGAGTGGACAGTCTTTCTTAGCGGGTTTCTTGGATATGATGGTAGTTGTTCCGTTAGATACACTTCAAGAAATGTTCCATGAAGAAGGAAAAGTCAGCATAGTGGATGTATGGGTTGATGACGTTGCATTCATTGATGAAGTCAAGAAAGAAATTGAAAAAGAAGTCCCCGGGGTTACAGTCATCACGGCAAGGCAGAGCGTTCAAATGGTTCTTATGATTCAAAAAATGATGCACAATCTTTTGATTGGAATTGGCAGCATTGCTCTCTTTGTAGGAGCTCTTGGAGTTATGAACACGCTTTTAACTTCAGTAATGGAGAGGACAAGAGAGATCGGAACTTATAGAGCAATTGGAGCAAAGAAGAGCTTTATCCTAAAAATGATTTTCATTGAGGGAATAATATTGACAAGCATTGGTGGCATTTTGGGCTTTTTCTTTGGGATTGGAGCTGCAAAGATGGTGGTATTCATATTTAGGCAGAGAGGTCAGTTGTTACCTGATCCAATAATCGACATGAATGTCATTGCAATAGCTTTTGTAATAACAATCCTAATTGGAATACTTTCAAGTCTGTATCCAGCAAAGAAGGCATCAGACTTGAGCCCAGTTGAGGCTTTGAGGTACATTGAATGA
- a CDS encoding ABC transporter ATP-binding protein: MERRVVLETVNLVKNYYIGRKIVVPALRGVSLKIHEGEFVAIIGPSGSGKTTLLNMLGLLDRPTSGKIYIDGIDVSNLNDNQLSEIRLRKIGFVFQYYNLIPILTALENVELPMLLAGVPKKKRIKRAKELLKSLGLEKFMHHKPNEMSGGQQQRVAIARALANNPSIVLADEPTGNLDTQTSKEIIALMKKINQEKGTTFVIVTHDIEIAKEAERILQIRDGKISKVEKL; encoded by the coding sequence ATGGAGCGAAGAGTTGTTTTAGAGACCGTCAATCTTGTCAAGAACTATTACATTGGCAGAAAAATAGTAGTTCCAGCTCTTAGAGGAGTTAGTTTAAAGATTCATGAGGGGGAATTCGTTGCAATAATTGGACCTAGTGGGAGCGGAAAGACGACACTTCTTAATATGCTTGGCCTCTTAGACAGACCCACAAGCGGAAAGATATATATCGATGGAATTGATGTCAGCAATCTCAACGATAACCAGCTTTCCGAAATTAGATTGAGAAAAATTGGCTTTGTTTTCCAATACTACAACCTAATTCCAATTTTAACGGCATTAGAAAACGTTGAGCTACCAATGCTCCTAGCAGGAGTTCCAAAGAAGAAAAGAATCAAAAGAGCAAAGGAACTGCTAAAGTCACTGGGGCTTGAAAAATTCATGCACCACAAACCAAATGAAATGAGTGGAGGACAACAACAAAGAGTTGCAATTGCAAGAGCCCTAGCTAATAATCCAAGTATAGTTTTAGCAGATGAGCCAACTGGAAACCTCGATACCCAGACATCGAAAGAAATAATAGCCTTGATGAAGAAAATAAATCAAGAGAAAGGAACAACGTTTGTAATAGTGACTCATGATATTGAAATCGCAAAAGAGGCAGAGAGAATTCTTCAAATAAGAGATGGTAAGATTAGCAAGGTGGAAAAGTTATGA
- the gcvT gene encoding glycine cleavage system aminomethyltransferase GcvT — translation MMKRVHLFDWHKEHAKKVEEFAGWEMPIWYSSIKEEHLAVRNGVGIFDVSHMGEIFFRGKDALKFLQYVTTNDIAKPPAISGTYTLVLNERGAVKDETLVFNMGNDTYMMVCDSDAFEKLYAWFMSIKRAIEQYTELDLEIENKTYDMAMFSIQGPKARDVALELFGIDINELWWFQAKEVELDGIKMLLSRSGYTGENGFEVYFEDANPYHPDPEKRGKPEKALYVWEKILEVGKKYGIKPAGLGARDTLRLEAGYTLYGNETKELQLLSTDIDEVTPLQANLEFAIFWDKEFIGKEALLKQKERGLPSKMVHFKMIDKGIPRASYKVYKDGELIGEVTSGTMSPLLGIGIGIAFVKPEYATPGVEIEIEIRGQKKKAITVSPPFYDPKKYGAFREE, via the coding sequence ATCATGAAGAGGGTTCATCTTTTTGACTGGCATAAGGAGCATGCAAAGAAGGTTGAGGAGTTTGCTGGTTGGGAGATGCCAATCTGGTATTCAAGCATAAAGGAGGAGCACTTGGCTGTTAGAAATGGTGTTGGAATTTTTGACGTCTCTCACATGGGCGAGATATTCTTCCGTGGTAAAGATGCCCTGAAGTTTTTGCAGTACGTTACAACAAACGACATAGCAAAGCCTCCAGCGATAAGCGGAACTTACACGCTCGTTTTAAATGAGAGAGGTGCTGTTAAGGATGAGACTTTGGTCTTTAATATGGGCAACGATACATACATGATGGTCTGTGACAGCGATGCCTTTGAAAAGCTCTATGCATGGTTCATGAGCATTAAGAGGGCAATTGAGCAGTACACCGAGCTGGACTTGGAGATAGAGAACAAAACCTACGACATGGCAATGTTCTCAATTCAAGGGCCAAAAGCAAGGGATGTCGCTTTAGAGCTCTTTGGAATTGATATAAACGAGCTCTGGTGGTTCCAAGCTAAAGAGGTTGAGCTTGATGGAATCAAGATGCTCCTCTCAAGGAGCGGTTACACTGGTGAGAACGGATTTGAGGTTTACTTTGAAGATGCTAACCCCTATCACCCAGATCCGGAGAAGAGAGGAAAACCAGAAAAGGCTCTCTATGTTTGGGAGAAAATCCTTGAAGTCGGCAAGAAGTACGGAATAAAGCCAGCTGGCCTTGGAGCAAGAGATACACTTAGATTAGAGGCTGGCTATACTTTATACGGCAACGAGACAAAAGAGCTACAACTTTTAAGCACAGACATTGATGAGGTAACACCTTTGCAAGCTAACCTTGAATTTGCAATCTTCTGGGACAAGGAGTTCATAGGAAAAGAGGCTTTACTCAAGCAGAAAGAGAGAGGACTGCCGAGCAAGATGGTGCACTTCAAGATGATCGACAAGGGAATTCCAAGAGCTAGCTATAAGGTTTACAAAGACGGTGAGCTTATTGGAGAAGTCACGAGTGGTACAATGTCTCCGCTCTTGGGCATAGGAATTGGAATTGCATTCGTCAAACCAGAATATGCCACCCCCGGAGTCGAGATTGAGATAGAGATCAGAGGACAAAAGAAGAAAGCGATAACTGTTAGTCCACCGTTCTATGACCCAAAGAAGTATGGTGCATTTAGAGAGGAGTGA